The DNA segment CCCGGCGTGGGCATGGTCGGCGAACCCGTCCCACACTACTACTTCCACCGACCGCTGCATGTGCTGTTGGGGCATGCGTTCGCCGCGGGGCTGGTTGTTGATGGGCTGGAAGAAGCCGCCTTCCCCCCACCCGAAGATGAAACAACCGCCGGCGACTATCGCCCGTTTGGCTGGCAAACCTTGCCCGACATCCCCCCCGTGTTGGGCGTCCGCGTCCGACGAGGGGAGTAGCCACCCATGAATCGCTTGCGCATGTGGGCAATCCACAGCGCCCTGTGGCTGTACATCGGCACACTTGTGTACACAGCGCTGCGTGCGCCTCTGCATCTGCCCCTGCTTGTGTTCATCTTTCCGCTCTCTGCACTTTCCTTTGTGGCGTTTTCCGCTCTGCACGCCTGGGAAACCGAAGGGGGCGCGCGTGCGTTGGCGTTCATCGGCACCACCATCGGCATTGGCTTTGCAGCCGAATGGGTGGGGGTAAAGACCGGTTGGCCTTTCGGCGCGTACACGTACAGCAACCGCATGGGCGGGCACATTTTCGGCGTTTCGCCTTTTGTGCCCCCCGCCTGGTTCATGATGGGGTATGTGGCGTGGCGGCTGGGAGAATGGCTTGCCGCCGAACGCCATCGCGCCTGGCAGATTTTGCTGGCGGCATGGTGCATGACGGCGTGGGATTTGCTCATTGACCCCATCATGGTCTATCAAAACCATTGGACATGGCTGGAACCAGGGGCGTATTTCGGCATCCCGGCGCAAAATTACGCCGGCTGGTTCTTCACCGCGGCGCTCATGTACACGCTCTACTGGCGTCTCGCGCGCCCCGCCATACCACACCCCGCCGCCGTCCGTCTCCCCTTGCTGGCGTACACAGCCACATGGTTGTTCGATACGCTCATCGCCTGGCAAGTCGGTTTGCACGGCGCAGCGGTCGCCGGTTTTTGGGGCATGGGCGGGCTCGCACTGGCGGCGTGGGCACGCCCCATCCCTTCCAATCCAGAAGCACGACATTGAGAGGAGAACCATGCACGACCTGACGATTGCCTACACCATCGCCATGCCGGAACCCTGGACGCACGAATACCACGTGCGCATTGACATCGAAGGCATCACCGGCGACACACTCGACCTCGCCATGCCGGTCTGGACGCCCGGCTCATACCTGGTGCGCGAATTTGGGCGGCACGTAAGCCGCTTCACCGCGCTTGCCCCCGATGGCACACCGCTCCACTGGGAGCGCGTGGACAAAGCCACCTGGCGCGTTCACACCGGCGGGCAGACCGCCGTCAGCGTGCGCTACCGCGTCTATGCGTTTGAGTGGACGGTGCGCACCAGCCATCTCACCAGCGAACACGGCTACTTCAACGGCACCAGTGTTTTCATGTACGTTGTGGGGCAGACCCAAACGCCCGTCAGCCTGCGCATTCACCCCTACGAAGGCTGGCGCGTCTCCATCGCCTTGCCGCAAGATGAAGAAGGGCGCTACCACGCCCGCTCGTATGACGAACTCGCCGACAGCCCCGCCGAAATCGGCACCCATCGGCTCTTCCGCTTTGAGGTGCAAGGACGCCCACACGAGATTGCGCTCTTTGGGCACGGCAACGAAGAGCCCGACCGCCTGGTCGCCGATATTCAGCGTATCGTCGAAACCGTTGCCGCCTTCTTCAAGAACGACATTCCCTACGAACGGTATCTCTTCATCATCCACCTGGGCGACGGTCTCCG comes from the Ardenticatena maritima genome and includes:
- a CDS encoding carotenoid biosynthesis protein, with protein sequence MNRLRMWAIHSALWLYIGTLVYTALRAPLHLPLLVFIFPLSALSFVAFSALHAWETEGGARALAFIGTTIGIGFAAEWVGVKTGWPFGAYTYSNRMGGHIFGVSPFVPPAWFMMGYVAWRLGEWLAAERHRAWQILLAAWCMTAWDLLIDPIMVYQNHWTWLEPGAYFGIPAQNYAGWFFTAALMYTLYWRLARPAIPHPAAVRLPLLAYTATWLFDTLIAWQVGLHGAAVAGFWGMGGLALAAWARPIPSNPEARH